AGGACGGGCACCAGGTGTGGAACACCAACCTGGGCACCGAGGACCTGTTCTCGGCGCCAGTCGTCGAGCGCCGCCGCATCCTGATCGGGGCTGGCAACTCCCTGGTCGCCTGCGATGTGGAGAATGGCGCCATCGCCTGGACCTTTGAGACCTACGGGGTGGTGGCGGGCCGGCCGGCCGTCAAGGACCGCATGATCTTTGTCGGCAGCAACGACGGCTCGCTGTACTGCCTCAACGCCGGCACCGGCAAGGCGCTCTGGCGCTACCCGCGCGAGGGCACGCTCGACCCCGTATCCTCCTCGCCCAGCATCCAGGGCGACAAGGTCGTGTTCCGTTGCGGCCGCCGCCTCATCGTCGCCTTGGACACCAACCCCCAGACCGCCGCAGACAAGCGGCTGGTGTGGCAGTACACGCTGCCTGAGCCACCGGCCCGGCAGCGCACCGGGGTCGGCCCCGGCGGCGTCGCCGGTCCTGGCGGCATGAGTGGTCCTGCCGGCATGGGCGGTCCCGGTGGCTTCCCTGGCGGTCCCGAGGGCGCCGGAGCCCCGCCCGGGATGCCCGAGGGCGGCATGATGCCACCACCGGGCGGCCCTGGTGGCGGCCCGGGAGCCGGAGGCCCGCCTGAGGGCGGCCCCGGTGGTCGCGGCGGGCGCGGCGGGCGCGGCAGCCGCACCGGCCCCGGGGGCCAGCGCGGGACAGGTTGGCAGGCCGAGCTCGTCTGGGAGAACATCGTGGACCCGCCGGTCATGTTCGCCCCCGGCGGCGCCTACGTGATCGGCGACGACCAAGCGGTGTACGCCTTCGATAACCTCGCGGGCGACAACGCCGGCCCGCAGCTCACAGACGGCCTGCTGGACATTCGCGGACAGGGCGGCTACCAGGTGCGCTATCGCCTCGTCGTGGATCGCGGCGACACCTTCGCCGGCCGCTGGGCGGATCTCGTCGAGGTCCCCGGCGCGCCCCCGGTCTCACTCTCCATCGCGCTGACGGACTCCGGCTGCGGTGTGGACCCGAGCACCGTCACCGCCAAGTTCGACGACCAGGCAGTCGAGACCACGTATAACGCCCGGCAGGCTCTCCTGTGGTACATCTACGACCCGCGCGGCGCGGCGGTCGCCATGCGCAACGGCGTGCGGAACCTGCTGGTCAGTTGCGCCGACTGGCTGGGCAACAAGACCACTGCCCAGGTGGCCTTCACGGTGGACAACTCACTGCCCCAGCCGTCCCCGCCCCAGCAGCAGCAGATGCAGCCCGGCGGCGGCGAAGGCGGCCCCGGGATGCCAGGCATGCCCGGAATGCCGGGAATGCCCGGGATGCCCGGGATGCCGGGCGCACCGGGGGCCATGGGCCCGGCCGGCATGCCTGAGATCTAGGGGCCGCGGCGGCGCATTGTCGCCGACGGGGGCCGGCGCCCTTTAGTAGAAGGGGAGGGACATGGTCAAGGTCATCATCAAGGTGGTCGTCGCGCTCGGGCTGTTGGCCTACGGCGCTTTCTTCCTGTCCTGGAATATCGCGCCCCAGCAGATCACCGGGTTCGTCTGGGGCGGCATCCGCTACAGCCAGACGCTGCCGCTGGGCAGTCTGGTCTTCATCGGGCTGGCTCTGGGTGCGGCGCTGATGGCCATCGCCGCCTGGGCGACGTGGGCCACGCAGAAGGCACAGGCCGACAAGTACGCGGCCACTATCCGCAAGGCCAAGAGCAAGCTGCAAGCGCAACTCGACGAGATCAACGACCTGCGCGATCAGGTCGCGCGGCTGGAAGCCGAGCTGGAGGGTCTCCGAGCCGGTGACGGCACGTGGGGGCAGGTGACGCAAGCAGACATCGCGGCGGGCGTGGAGGGCGCAACCGCCGCCGCCGAACCGGGGGGAGAGGCCTCAGCCGCTCAGGCCGAGGTTGACGACCCCGATGTGATTTAGCTATCATCCAGGGCCTGACACGTCGGACCGCGCCAGTGCAGGCCCACACACCAGCCCTGTGATGTCGGGAGGCCGAGGTATCGGCCTCTCTTGATTCTGGGGCCAAGGCCACGGGGGTGCCTTCCATGGACGCC
This is a stretch of genomic DNA from bacterium. It encodes these proteins:
- a CDS encoding PQQ-binding-like beta-propeller repeat protein — protein: MRFSQVVITVSVALVLAATLAVAQDAPAMANYMAAYDVMRTGVSPYDFKFPPVLSWQFTTGEKNASEPVAGVAVGPDLVYAPVGSNLYGLSRATGEQKWKFSLGGKCFCTPVVSGDVVYIGTENKQLIAVDAAKGQRLWAFPATAAIRGEPLLFEKTLYFGTDDGRLFALDLESRQLRWYFEAGGKIRGGPAYYRETVFFACDDGFLYALSTKDGHQVWNTNLGTEDLFSAPVVERRRILIGAGNSLVACDVENGAIAWTFETYGVVAGRPAVKDRMIFVGSNDGSLYCLNAGTGKALWRYPREGTLDPVSSSPSIQGDKVVFRCGRRLIVALDTNPQTAADKRLVWQYTLPEPPARQRTGVGPGGVAGPGGMSGPAGMGGPGGFPGGPEGAGAPPGMPEGGMMPPPGGPGGGPGAGGPPEGGPGGRGGRGGRGSRTGPGGQRGTGWQAELVWENIVDPPVMFAPGGAYVIGDDQAVYAFDNLAGDNAGPQLTDGLLDIRGQGGYQVRYRLVVDRGDTFAGRWADLVEVPGAPPVSLSIALTDSGCGVDPSTVTAKFDDQAVETTYNARQALLWYIYDPRGAAVAMRNGVRNLLVSCADWLGNKTTAQVAFTVDNSLPQPSPPQQQQMQPGGGEGGPGMPGMPGMPGMPGMPGMPGAPGAMGPAGMPEI